The following DNA comes from Winogradskyella sp. PG-2.
TATTATTCGATGTAGAGAAACGCGGTTACGTTAAAGAGGGTTTTTACGCAGATTTAGTTATAGCGGATTTAAATAATCCATGGACGGTAAATAAAGAAAATATTCTCTATAAATGTGGGTGGTCTCCTTTTGAAGGAAGTACATTTAAAAGTAGGATAACACACACCTTTGTTAATGGTAAACTAGCGTATAACAATTTTAAAGTTTTAGATGTTAAAGCAGGACAGCGATTAACTTTTAATAGATAGTATGATTAAGAATATAAGAGTTATAATAGTATTATGTCTTTTGGTTTTTGCATGTAATAAAGATGACAAACCAAAACGACCAGATAACCTTATACCAAAGGATAAAATGTCTAATATTTTGCACGACTTATATATTATAAATGGAGCTAAAGGCGTAAATAGAAAATTGTTAGAGGCTAATGGTTTTATGCCAGAAACGTATCTACTAACTAAATATAATATTGACAGTATACAATTTGCTGATAGTA
Coding sequences within:
- a CDS encoding DUF4296 domain-containing protein: MIKNIRVIIVLCLLVFACNKDDKPKRPDNLIPKDKMSNILHDLYIINGAKGVNRKLLEANGFMPETYLLTKYNIDSIQFADSNAYYAFNTEEYKSIVSEAKARLEKEKVEFEELQKIEGQAAKIKRDSISRINKRKNDSINKINKRKKDSIKKSIDSLYVTKN